In Pasteurella multocida subsp. multocida OH4807, a genomic segment contains:
- a CDS encoding hypothetical protein (COG2914 Uncharacterized protein conserved in bacteria): MAQIHIEIVYAYPERYYLKKLSVDEGTMIQTAILQSGILQQFTEIDLRENKVGIFSRPAKLTDLLKDGDRIEIYRPLLADPKEIRRKRAEQQAAQAKEKQK, encoded by the coding sequence GTGGCTCAAATTCATATTGAAATTGTTTATGCTTATCCAGAACGTTATTATCTCAAGAAGCTTAGTGTAGACGAGGGAACAATGATTCAGACGGCGATTTTGCAATCAGGCATTTTGCAACAATTCACGGAAATTGATTTGCGAGAAAATAAAGTCGGTATTTTTAGTCGCCCCGCAAAACTCACTGATTTGTTAAAAGACGGAGATCGAATTGAAATTTATCGCCCGTTGCTCGCCGATCCGAAAGAAATTCGTCGTAAACGTGCAGAACAGCAGGCAGCTCAAGCGAAAGAAAAACAAAAATAG